aggtttggaacctttgttgtctccgtttttctagagaataacgattttatagtggttagtcaactactttagggagtattatgaagttctactaaattaattgacaaaaaatttaaacgatacccatgtactattaaagagagtttaatatacattaatacaaatgtagaatatgtttaaaaaaattaaaactacaataaaaatcataggcttcagtagaaaatttaccgaaaaattaaatatttttgtaggggttaacctatagattttgagaaaaattcaaaaaagtaaaaattctattttaattcatagttacatcctacactaacatatgatgaaggtcaaagaggtttgaaacctttgttgtttctgtttttctagagaataacgattttatactggttagtcaaccaatttagggagtgttataaagttttactatgCGAGATATGCTTGCCAATGAAACACAGCTGgccgtaaaaaaaaaattaattagttcGTATTTTTGCATCAAAAGAGATGCATGTTAGATATATATGTAGATAATGTGATACGACAATATGTTTGCATATgcatttcataaatttttatgcAAGATTCATAAacatataaaagaaataatcGTTTTCTGGAATCACGAGACAGAAATAGTTACCTAACTAGGTTAAGAAAAGGCGCGgaataaatattacatataaaaactattttatatattatatgtttctaacatattatgaaataataaatatatattgaataattaaaaaatcagtaactattacttatataattaaattggtgcgaacatataaataaattttattaatccaaaaaatattattttctatttgatatgctatataattaaatttaaatgatagtaacatatatatagtatattttaatattaatatttattagatgatgcattttgctcatattttttatcatttgtatctgttatagcaaaaaacttaaattactgataccaaaatttttattgtgggattaatatatatatatatatatgcatatattcctatatcttttattttaatacttattaaatgaaactttcaacttatatgattttttaattatttgtatcatgtcataacaaaaaattcaaactatggatcacaaaatttgaatgtgaaacttttaacagttttagtaatttatactcgtttttaaaaattcaaaatataacatataaaaaaaaattaatttttattatatggttactatggttgtttaatttattttaatagtttaaaattaaacaaatataatataagacaCACTtacttttatcaaatctttattattcaaaataattaattgtcatatatatactttaaccatattaggcaatttcgtaattttatttaaggaaataatgcatcacattaataatgtatttatggttagtttaataaaaatcttattatatatttagatgaaccaatctatttctctaaggattctaagaatcattctattGATGatatgtggctacaaaaaaatgttgtaatgcttctcaaataatatacagGGATTACGATGAAACAATTATTGAGGTGGACTACCCTTATAATTGCTGCTTCTTCTTGGTTTAGGTTTCTCTTTACTGATTTGATGTGCCACATGATTGGTTATTTTCCGTAAGAGAAAGTTTGAACGCTAATCATATCAAAGTTACAATACACTCATATGAAAACACAAAGCGTGTATTTGTGATCACGCTCAATAATTGGTTGGTGACCATATAATGTTGGAAAATAATAGTTTTCACACACAAgggaaaaagaaaactaaatgcTTACAGAAACCAGATAGAATCACAGAAGCACATCACAATCCTCTCTCAATAAAACATAAACACTAAAAAAAGGGGTCAaatattacaccaaaaaaaaaggtgaaatatttgaaagtGTAGTGGACTTGATTCTGAGAGAGACGATGAGAAAAATAACCCATCCGAGATTAGACCTTAGACGGTCCgatctaaatcctaaatcctgaTTAGGAAAAATAAAAGGCTTAAACGGGCTGGGCTAAGCCCAAGACAACATACCATAGGTGTGTGGGTGTGAACGTTGAAGTTGCATTCATTCCCAGTGTTTCGattcttcttcccaaaaccaAACCTAATCTAATCGATCTCCTCTCTCGAACATTCTCAGAAAAAGACGAGAAGAGCACAAGACCTCCTCTTCGTCCTCCTTTCCGTACGTACGTGTATATTCTCCTCCTCTTTTTCGTTGAATTAATTTGAATATATTCTCGCAATCAATTTTTGGTCTCTGCTTGCGGAGAATCTTCAATCAGTGCTGTAATTCGTTTTCTTCAATCACCCAACCCAGATGTGAATAGTAGTTAATATGTGGATTTCAAACTTGGTTTGTTTTCGCAGTCTTATGCCTTCCTTCTGCTAGCGATCTAAGTTTGTGTAGACCTGCTTCCTACTTTGCTTCTCACTTTCATTTTGTGTTGTTTCAGGAAGACAACAATGTCAGTTCTTATTGTGACTAGTCTTGGGGACATTGTCATTGATTTGCACTCCTCTAAATGCCCTTTGACTTGCAAGAACTTCCTCAAGCTCTgcaagtctctctctctttctttgacCATCTATCTATCTAGCTTAACACTTTATATAATGGTATACtcactatctctctctctctattggTTTGGTTAGGATCAAGTACTACAATGGGTGCCTCTTCCACACTGTGCAAAAGGATTTCACTGCCCAGACCGGTGATCCTACTGGTACTGGACTTGGCGGTGATTCCATCTACAAGTAAGTAAGTAGGATTGTTCTTTCCTCACTTTCTCTCAACTTTATCCTTAATCATCTTGTGCTTGTCCCAGATTTCTGTATGGTGAGCAGGCTCGCTTTTTCGGAGATGAGATTCATCTCGATTTAAAACACTCCAAAACTGGCACTGTTGCTATGGCTAGTGCTGGAGAAAATCTCAATGCTTCCCAGGTACTCATTTTTCCTTACCAACCAGCCTATAACTTTCTCATACTAACAACAACCATTGTGGTGTGGTGTGGTGTAATATGTCCTCATGACTTTGTTTTCTTTGCAGTTTTATTTCACACTTCGTGATGATCTAGACTATCTTGATGGAAAGCACACTGTAAGCACATTTACAGTTGTTCCTAATCTccctatttttatttcttttgtacgTTATTTACACAATCTGCCATTTTTCCAGGTGTTTGGGGAGATTGCTGAGGGGCTTGACACTTTGACTAGGATAAACGAAGCTTATGTTGATGCCAAAAACAGACCTTATAAAAACATTAGAATCAAGCACACATATATACTTGAAGATCCCTTTGAAGATCCCACCCAACTAGCTGACATGATACCAGATGCTTCCCCGGAAGGAAAACCCAAGGAAGAGGTCGAAGTTGACGTGCGTCTTGAAGATGATTGGGTTCCAATGGATGAACAACTTGGTGCTCATGAACTGGAGGAGATTATCCGTGCGAAAGCTGCCCATTCTAGTGCTGTTGTACTTGAAAGCGTAAGTCTCCTGGGCTCAGCTGTCCTTTAGCTCTATTGATGCTGTTATACCAATCACGTTTATTCCCTGATGGGTCCTGTATTTTGCTATTGCAGATAGGAGATATCCCAGAGGCCGAGGTCAAGCCTCCTGAAAATGTGCTGTTTGTCTGCAAACTGAATCCTGTGACTGAGGTAGGTGCTTTATATATTAGAGTTAGCCAATAGCAAATGCTTCCTTTTGTTTGTGACAGTTTGTTCTTTTTTCTCTATCTTGTCTCATGCAGGATGAGGATCTGCATACCATTTTCTCACGCTTTGGAACTGTCATATCGTGAGTTGATATATCCTTGAGATTCTTTTTATTCGTTTTGAAAAATCAACTGTTCTGTAGCTGTGTTATTTATCTTCCTTCATGTCTGAATATGGCAGGGCTGATGTAATCCGGGACTTCAAAACAGGTGACAGTTTGTGCTACGCTTTTATAGGTGAGTCCTGCTGTATGGCTATTGTTGGAAAACCTTTGTATTTCtctatatgtataaatatgtgTGTGCTGAGAAGTTTTGTGTTTGTTATATAGAGTTTGAGGAGAAGGCGGCATGCGAACAAGCCTATAATAAGGTAAATTTCGAGTGGATCACTAGTGTAAATTGTAGCAAGCTTAGGAACTGAAGATTGAAATGGAATTATTTTGGAGGGGTCTTAAGTGATTGTTGTTGCTTTACAGATGGACAATGCTCTGATAGATGATAGAAGAATACATGTGGACTTCAGTCAGAGTGTGTCCAAACTTTGGTCACAGTTCCGGCAGAAAGACTCACAAAAGGGTAAAGGTAAGTCCTGTTCTTCTCTTCCACCTCCTTATTATGTGTATTTGAGACTCGTGAGAGACATGGAAGGCTGATGATGTAAACTAACATGGTGAAACAGGGAATGGATGTTTCAAATGTGGGTCGACGGATCATGTAGCCAAGGACTGTGTGGGTGGTGGTAATCAGGCTTCAAAGTTCATCGTAAAAGATCAAAACAGACAGCACGGAGGAGGTGAAGGCTATGATATGGTGTTCGAGGGAGATATAGCTGAAAGGCCCAAGAGGGAGAAGAGTCATGACAAGGACAAGATTCGAAGGAGAAGTCCTCATGGctatggtgaaggaaaaagacaAGACAGAGATGAAGGGAGAAGTCCTGGTGGCTATGATGAAGGCAAAAGACGAGACAAAGATGAAGGGAGAAGTGGTCGTGTCTATGGTGAAGGCAAAAGAAGAGATAGAGAGGAAGGTGACAGGGAGGACAAGGCAGCTAGTAAGTACGATGGTAGAAGACATGATAGGGAAGATGTAAGAGAGAGGGACAGAAGGTATGATGATGGTGGGAGTAGGGAGAAGAAACAGAGGGAAAGAGAGAGTAGGGAAgatgaagagagaagaagaaggagacgcCATGAAGAGATGAGAGACGATCGTTGGAGTGACAAGgggaggagaagagagagaagggatAGGTGAAAGGCAATAGGGGGGGCATCCATCTTCTCATAAGTTAGCTTTGGATTCCATTGAAGTGAATGCTTTACAAAACTTTTGGCAGACATGTTTggatctttctttcctttttctgaTTAATCAAACTTGCTCTCGAGTGTTCGAACCTACGCTTAAGAGACAACTGTAGACTCTGCATTACATTCTCAGTCCTCACGAATGGGTTGCTTATAGACAAAAATCTCACAATCAATATGTGGTCCGTTCTCCGGTTAGGGTAAACCTGTAAAGTTACCAATTTAAAATGGTTTACTAGAAAACCAACTAATGGTTTACTGCAACAAAACCAAGTAACTAGTAtcgaagaagaaacaaacaatcGCCGCCGTCTCGAAATGTCGAACAACATAGTGGTGCTAGACAACGGCGGTGGTCTCATCAAAGCCGGCCAAGGCGGCGAGCG
The sequence above is drawn from the Brassica napus cultivar Da-Ae chromosome A8, Da-Ae, whole genome shotgun sequence genome and encodes:
- the LOC106354110 gene encoding peptidyl-prolyl cis-trans isomerase CYP59-like encodes the protein MSVLIVTSLGDIVIDLHSSKCPLTCKNFLKLCKIKYYNGCLFHTVQKDFTAQTGDPTGTGLGGDSIYKFLYGEQARFFGDEIHLDLKHSKTGTVAMASAGENLNASQFYFTLRDDLDYLDGKHTVFGEIAEGLDTLTRINEAYVDAKNRPYKNIRIKHTYILEDPFEDPTQLADMIPDASPEGKPKEEVEVDVRLEDDWVPMDEQLGAHELEEIIRAKAAHSSAVVLESIGDIPEAEVKPPENVLFVCKLNPVTEDEDLHTIFSRFGTVISADVIRDFKTGDSLCYAFIEFEEKAACEQAYNKMDNALIDDRRIHVDFSQSVSKLWSQFRQKDSQKGKGNGCFKCGSTDHVAKDCVGGGNQASKFIVKDQNRQHGGGEGYDMVFEGDIAERPKREKSHDKDKIRRRSPHGYGEGKRQDRDEGRSPGGYDEGKRRDKDEGRSGRVYGEGKRRDREEGDREDKAASKYDGRRHDREDVRERDRRYDDGGSREKKQRERESREDEERRRRRRHEEMRDDRWSDKGRRRERRDR